The following proteins come from a genomic window of Proteiniphilum propionicum:
- a CDS encoding helix-turn-helix domain-containing protein — protein MEVITFDSEAYKKLIDKIDRIASFVIKAEQSKTKDSANDIWMDSNEVAELLRISTRTLQRLRKENIINYSMLRGRCLYRLSEIERCLDERIIKSDPVTVEDFKRNYSLKVRG, from the coding sequence ATGGAAGTTATAACATTCGACAGTGAAGCTTATAAAAAGCTGATAGATAAAATAGACCGGATTGCAAGCTTTGTAATAAAAGCGGAGCAGTCTAAGACCAAAGATTCGGCTAATGATATCTGGATGGACAGCAACGAAGTTGCTGAATTATTACGTATTAGTACACGCACACTACAACGCTTACGAAAGGAAAACATCATAAACTATTCCATGTTGCGGGGAAGATGTTTGTACCGGCTCTCAGAAATAGAGCGTTGCCTGGATGAACGGATTATCAAGTCTGATCCCGTTACTGTAGAAGACTTTAAAAGAAACTATTCGTTAAAAGTCCGTGGATAA
- a CDS encoding caspase family protein: MKIALIVGINHYPNGGDLYGCVNDAYSVKGILERNFDGSVNFDCKLLTASNAKESIERGELKDAITQLFTTKAEVALLYFAGHGHIETTGGYLLGSDAKRGDDGISLNDILLLANDSPATNKVIILDSCHSGIAGNVPNIKDSALISEGITILTASTSDQYASEKDGSGIFTTLLVDALSGSASNILGDVTPGSVYAHIDQSLGAWEQRPIFKTNVRNFISLRKAAPSIELDDLRAIKDLFPTAGFEFKLDPTYEPEMKGRDAGMPDPIEGNTKDFALLQKYNRLNLLRPVDAQHMWNAAMESKSCKLTALGEHYRKLAENNRI; encoded by the coding sequence ATGAAAATCGCTTTAATCGTTGGAATAAATCACTATCCTAACGGAGGAGATTTGTACGGTTGTGTTAATGATGCATATTCAGTCAAAGGTATTTTAGAACGAAATTTTGATGGTTCAGTTAATTTTGACTGCAAACTATTGACAGCCTCAAATGCAAAAGAATCCATTGAAAGAGGGGAACTAAAAGATGCAATAACACAACTATTTACGACTAAAGCAGAAGTTGCTCTTTTATATTTCGCTGGGCATGGGCATATTGAAACAACTGGAGGTTACCTATTAGGAAGTGATGCTAAAAGAGGAGATGACGGTATTTCTTTAAATGATATATTGCTGCTGGCAAATGATTCACCAGCAACCAACAAAGTTATAATATTAGACAGTTGCCATTCCGGGATTGCTGGAAATGTTCCAAACATAAAAGACAGTGCATTAATTAGTGAAGGTATAACAATATTAACGGCTTCTACCTCTGACCAATATGCTTCGGAAAAAGATGGTAGTGGTATTTTTACGACATTGCTAGTTGATGCACTAAGCGGAAGTGCCTCCAATATTTTAGGTGACGTTACACCTGGTAGTGTTTATGCTCATATTGACCAATCATTAGGGGCGTGGGAACAACGACCTATTTTTAAAACAAATGTTCGGAATTTTATTTCTTTGAGAAAGGCGGCTCCTTCGATAGAATTAGACGACTTACGAGCAATTAAAGATTTATTTCCAACAGCTGGATTTGAATTTAAACTAGACCCTACCTACGAGCCTGAAATGAAAGGACGAGATGCTGGAATGCCTGATCCAATAGAAGGTAATACTAAAGACTTCGCTCTTTTGCAAAAATATAATAGACTGAACTTGCTTAGACCTGTGGATGCACAACATATGTGGAATGCGGCTATGGAAAGCAAATCTTGTAAACTAACTGCATTAGGAGAGCATTATAGAAAACTTGCTGAAAACAACAGAATATAG
- a CDS encoding Na+/H+ antiporter NhaA codes for MSSRQAVLQPSESIANFGSSLSLGIISGLFLGKPLGITLAVFILTKLRLVRLATPVNRFQFIGIGILAGIGFTMLIFVSNLAFPGNTMLRDTAKLAILTASGLAMMVSYTWFKIFHSIKEQKLKH; via the coding sequence ATGAGCTCACGACAGGCAGTCTTGCAGCCATCTGAATCGATTGCCAACTTTGGATCTTCCTTATCACTGGGCATTATTTCAGGATTATTCCTTGGGAAACCCTTGGGTATCACTCTGGCTGTATTTATTTTAACCAAACTAAGGCTTGTGCGGTTGGCAACTCCTGTAAACCGGTTTCAATTTATTGGAATTGGAATACTTGCGGGAATAGGCTTTACGATGTTAATCTTCGTGTCGAACCTGGCATTTCCCGGAAACACAATGCTCCGCGACACGGCCAAGCTGGCTATACTTACTGCTTCTGGATTGGCAATGATGGTGAGTTATACATGGTTTAAAATATTCCACAGCATAAAGGAACAAAAGTTAAAGCATTAG
- the nadC gene encoding carboxylating nicotinate-nucleotide diphosphorylase has product MEEKELVHNLIKLAFAEDIGDGDHTTLCSIPDTETGQSRLLIKEDGVLAGVEVAKEVFNIFDRDLRVEVFIHDGTHVKPGDVAFVVSGKVRSILQTERLVLNLMQRMSGIATITNSYVKLLEGTGTKVLDTRKTTPGMRIFEKQAVKIGGGENHRIGLFDMILLKDNHVDFAGGIEKAITGAHQYLKKNNKELKIEIEVRNLDELEEVLRVGGVDRIMLDNFNPEKTRDAVKRVNGLVELESSGGITIETIREYAETGVDYISVGALTHSVKSLDMSLKAV; this is encoded by the coding sequence ATGGAAGAAAAAGAATTGGTTCATAACCTTATTAAATTGGCTTTTGCCGAAGATATTGGCGATGGAGACCATACCACCCTGTGCAGTATTCCCGATACGGAAACTGGACAATCGAGACTGTTGATAAAGGAAGATGGTGTTCTTGCAGGCGTGGAAGTGGCCAAAGAGGTTTTTAATATATTCGACCGGGATTTGCGGGTGGAAGTTTTTATACATGATGGTACGCATGTCAAACCGGGCGATGTTGCGTTTGTTGTTTCAGGCAAGGTGCGGTCGATTCTTCAAACTGAACGCCTGGTGTTAAACCTAATGCAGCGGATGAGTGGCATTGCTACCATCACAAATAGTTATGTAAAGTTGCTGGAAGGTACCGGTACCAAGGTGCTCGACACCCGAAAAACCACACCAGGCATGCGTATATTTGAAAAGCAAGCAGTAAAGATCGGCGGAGGTGAGAATCACAGAATTGGTCTTTTTGACATGATACTTCTTAAAGACAATCATGTTGATTTTGCGGGGGGAATTGAAAAAGCTATTACCGGCGCTCATCAGTACCTGAAAAAAAATAATAAAGAACTTAAAATTGAAATTGAGGTAAGGAATCTTGATGAACTGGAAGAGGTTCTTAGAGTAGGCGGCGTAGACAGGATAATGCTTGACAATTTCAACCCCGAAAAGACCAGGGATGCGGTGAAAAGAGTTAACGGACTGGTTGAGCTTGAATCATCAGGAGGAATTACCATAGAGACAATTCGCGAATATGCCGAAACAGGTGTGGATTATATATCTGTTGGCGCATTGACTCACTCGGTGAAGAGTCTCGACATGAGTTTGAAAGCAGTTTGA
- a CDS encoding TIR domain-containing protein: MKKVIFIAFAIEDERQRDFLKGQSLLTYSPFEYVDMSVKEPYSEDWKSRVRTRIRRSDGIIVLVSKNSLSSSGQKWEIQCAKEEGKKILGIWAYSNDRTEISGITTKVWSWDTIKNFINSL; the protein is encoded by the coding sequence ATGAAGAAAGTTATTTTTATCGCATTTGCTATTGAAGACGAGAGACAAAGAGATTTTCTTAAAGGACAATCCCTCCTGACTTACTCCCCATTTGAATATGTTGACATGTCGGTTAAAGAACCATATAGTGAAGATTGGAAGTCAAGAGTGAGAACTCGAATCAGACGTTCAGATGGAATTATTGTTTTGGTCAGTAAAAATTCACTATCTTCTTCAGGCCAGAAATGGGAAATTCAATGTGCTAAGGAAGAAGGGAAAAAGATTCTTGGAATCTGGGCTTATTCAAATGATCGTACTGAAATCTCAGGTATTACAACTAAAGTTTGGTCTTGGGACACCATTAAGAACTTCATAAATTCCTTATAA
- a CDS encoding DNA alkylation repair protein produces the protein MEQILQKIRTDLRLSMNGVIASSMRSKGIDFRMIFGVEIPKLKQIAASYKSDKILAEALWEEDVREMKILATMLFPPDKLTKEAADRWVTGIVNQEIREQICKNLFQEVDFSDDLVREWARSDDESVRTTGYWLFARLCIIRSESVHGIDMDELLEDVITDLRGASLFLRQSALNALKFYGRISHGNAEKILSSVVSFKNSDIIPEREMFDQLRFEFGYYS, from the coding sequence GTGGAACAAATTTTACAAAAAATCCGCACCGATTTACGTTTGTCCATGAATGGTGTCATTGCCTCCAGTATGAGGAGTAAGGGGATTGACTTCCGGATGATTTTTGGTGTGGAGATACCCAAGCTAAAACAGATTGCAGCCAGTTACAAATCTGACAAGATACTGGCGGAAGCGTTGTGGGAAGAGGATGTACGTGAGATGAAAATACTGGCAACCATGTTGTTCCCGCCCGATAAGCTTACTAAAGAAGCAGCTGATAGATGGGTAACCGGAATTGTTAATCAGGAGATTCGCGAACAGATATGTAAAAATCTTTTCCAGGAGGTCGATTTTTCTGATGATTTAGTCAGGGAATGGGCTAGGAGCGATGATGAAAGTGTACGTACTACAGGTTATTGGTTGTTTGCAAGATTGTGCATCATTCGCTCCGAATCTGTACATGGGATAGATATGGATGAGTTGCTGGAAGATGTTATAACCGACTTAAGAGGAGCATCACTGTTTTTGCGTCAATCGGCTTTGAATGCATTGAAATTTTACGGTAGAATATCACATGGCAACGCAGAAAAAATTCTGAGCAGTGTTGTGTCTTTTAAAAATTCCGATATCATACCAGAACGGGAGATGTTCGATCAGCTTCGATTTGAATTCGGATATTATAGTTAG
- the rlmH gene encoding 23S rRNA (pseudouridine(1915)-N(3))-methyltransferase RlmH — MKIILISVGKTDDPFFSKIIEQYNRRVNFYIEFEIKTVPDVKNTKSLSEKEQKIQEGNSILKLLQPSDHIVLLDDKGKQYSSVEFAGFIEKRTHYVHKRLVFIAGGPYGFSQDMYDKANERFSLSKMTFTHQMVRLVFTEQLYRALTILNNEPYHHD; from the coding sequence TTGAAGATCATTTTAATATCTGTAGGAAAAACGGATGATCCTTTTTTCTCAAAAATTATAGAGCAGTATAACAGAAGAGTGAATTTTTACATTGAGTTCGAAATAAAGACCGTACCTGATGTTAAAAACACGAAAAGCCTCTCTGAAAAAGAACAAAAGATACAAGAGGGAAACAGTATACTTAAACTACTGCAGCCATCAGATCATATAGTTTTACTCGATGATAAAGGCAAACAGTACTCTTCTGTGGAGTTTGCCGGATTCATAGAAAAAAGAACACACTACGTTCATAAACGACTGGTTTTTATTGCTGGAGGCCCTTATGGATTTTCACAAGATATGTACGATAAAGCAAATGAGAGATTTTCACTCTCTAAAATGACCTTTACACACCAAATGGTCAGGCTTGTTTTTACAGAACAGCTTTACAGGGCTTTAACCATTTTAAACAACGAGCCTTATCATCATGATTGA
- a CDS encoding S41 family peptidase codes for MDSEKKIRTWLPLCLGIGIALGIFIGSKYGQYGRSGGVEGSGKIDAVLNYIRESYVDTVNMRQLVEDALPNIIHELDPHSEYISAADMKRVNEDLEGHFSGIGVSFYVLKDTIVVTGIVPGGPSEAAGIKPWDRIVEVNDSLVAGKKIQNEDVLKVLRGEKGSEVKLGIRRDNGNDLHEITVTRGDIPMSSVNASYILRDKIGFIKLGRNFGFNTFSEFISAISKLKSQGASSFIIDLRGNAGGSLEIVVAMINEFLNKGELIVYTEGRSFPRTDNYANGSGTCKNDDVVVLIDELSASASEIFAGAIQDHDRGLVIGRRSFGKGLVQSQRNFPDGSAIRLTVARYYTASGRSIQRGYEKGKYDEYEMDAINRYIEGNYVNVDTISNNLIPFKTKGGRTVYGGDGIMPDIFVARDTSGINSYYNLIVNNRLDERYAMIYSDMYKKRLSSFETWPDLYKHLRQQPLLMNLVSFADNNGIRRRPYYIQESSELLENVMCAYIVRNFFGEEAFWEAYYKDDQLIKKGIELIETGNATRESIINETYK; via the coding sequence ATGGATTCAGAAAAAAAAATACGGACATGGTTACCTCTTTGTCTTGGTATCGGAATTGCACTGGGAATATTTATAGGAAGTAAATATGGGCAATATGGAAGATCAGGCGGGGTGGAAGGTTCCGGTAAAATTGACGCAGTGTTGAACTATATCCGTGAATCATACGTAGATACAGTCAATATGCGTCAACTTGTGGAAGATGCACTGCCAAATATTATACATGAGCTGGATCCACACTCCGAGTATATTTCGGCTGCAGATATGAAGAGGGTTAATGAAGACCTCGAGGGCCACTTCTCTGGTATAGGCGTCAGTTTCTATGTATTAAAAGACACAATTGTGGTTACGGGCATTGTACCCGGAGGCCCTTCTGAAGCAGCCGGTATTAAGCCGTGGGACAGAATTGTGGAAGTGAACGATTCTCTGGTTGCAGGGAAAAAGATCCAGAACGAAGATGTATTGAAGGTCCTTCGTGGTGAAAAAGGCTCTGAGGTGAAACTGGGAATAAGAAGGGATAATGGCAACGACTTGCATGAAATAACCGTTACCCGTGGCGATATTCCGATGAGCAGTGTGAATGCATCCTATATACTTAGGGATAAAATAGGTTTTATCAAGCTTGGAAGGAACTTCGGATTTAATACATTCAGCGAATTTATATCAGCTATTTCAAAGTTGAAAAGTCAGGGAGCTTCATCTTTTATAATTGATTTGAGAGGAAATGCAGGTGGTTCACTTGAAATTGTGGTAGCCATGATTAACGAGTTTTTAAATAAAGGCGAACTAATAGTTTATACGGAAGGGCGGAGTTTCCCGCGGACCGACAATTACGCCAACGGCTCTGGGACATGCAAAAATGATGATGTGGTTGTGCTTATTGATGAGTTAAGTGCTTCGGCAAGTGAAATCTTTGCCGGTGCCATTCAGGATCACGACAGGGGGTTGGTAATTGGCAGACGCTCATTCGGAAAAGGACTGGTACAGAGCCAGCGTAATTTCCCTGACGGATCGGCAATAAGGCTCACCGTTGCCAGATATTACACAGCATCAGGCAGATCCATTCAGCGCGGGTATGAAAAAGGAAAGTATGACGAGTATGAGATGGATGCCATAAATCGTTATATTGAGGGCAATTACGTTAATGTAGATACAATATCGAATAACCTGATTCCTTTTAAAACTAAGGGTGGCAGAACCGTTTATGGAGGAGATGGCATTATGCCCGATATCTTTGTTGCACGTGATACTAGCGGTATCAACTCTTATTACAATCTTATTGTAAACAACCGGCTGGATGAGAGATACGCAATGATATATTCCGACATGTACAAAAAAAGGCTAAGCAGTTTTGAAACATGGCCGGACCTCTACAAACATTTGCGTCAGCAGCCGCTTCTTATGAATCTAGTAAGCTTTGCCGATAATAACGGAATAAGAAGAAGGCCCTACTATATTCAGGAGTCGAGCGAACTTCTTGAGAATGTGATGTGTGCATATATTGTGAGAAATTTCTTCGGAGAAGAGGCTTTTTGGGAGGCATATTATAAAGATGATCAGCTTATAAAGAAAGGAATTGAGCTGATTGAAACAGGCAATGCCACACGTGAATCTATAATCAATGAAACCTATAAATAA
- the pepE gene encoding dipeptidase PepE, producing the protein MKLLLISNSTNPGEGYLEYSKNHIKEFLGKKAINAVFIPYAAVTFSFEEYEEKVNTRFAEIGHHVTSIHRFLNQVEAIENADAIVVGGGNTWQLVKMLQNNKLTKAIRKKVKKGTPYIGWSAGSNIACPTLMTTNDMPIVEPEKFKTLNLIPFQINPHYLDDHPANHGGETRETRIKEFIEVNRSIYVVGLREGTMLLLEDEELTLAGNRKARIFKYGQEPLELSNEDDFSFLLH; encoded by the coding sequence ATGAAACTCCTATTAATCAGCAACTCAACAAATCCAGGAGAAGGATATTTGGAATATTCCAAAAACCATATTAAAGAATTTCTGGGTAAAAAAGCAATAAATGCCGTTTTCATCCCTTACGCTGCTGTCACATTTTCGTTTGAAGAGTATGAAGAGAAAGTAAACACACGTTTTGCCGAGATAGGGCATCATGTTACAAGCATCCATCGCTTCTTAAATCAGGTGGAGGCTATTGAGAACGCCGATGCAATAGTAGTTGGAGGCGGGAACACATGGCAACTGGTGAAAATGCTTCAGAATAACAAGTTAACAAAAGCGATCCGTAAAAAAGTAAAAAAGGGGACTCCGTATATCGGATGGAGTGCCGGATCAAATATTGCCTGTCCTACTCTTATGACAACCAACGATATGCCTATTGTGGAGCCTGAAAAGTTTAAGACGCTTAATCTGATACCATTTCAGATTAATCCTCATTATCTTGACGATCATCCCGCAAACCACGGTGGCGAGACCCGCGAAACACGAATAAAAGAGTTCATTGAAGTAAACAGGAGTATATACGTTGTGGGCCTGCGTGAAGGCACCATGCTTCTCCTCGAAGATGAAGAGCTGACACTTGCAGGAAACCGAAAAGCACGTATCTTCAAATATGGTCAGGAACCTCTGGAGCTATCAAATGAAGACGATTTCAGTTTTCTCCTACACTGA
- a CDS encoding helix-turn-helix domain-containing protein gives MFIEKEFFEKKIQNIINRLDKIDKTLVSMSKQRCYLDGELLYDNYDLCKLLNISKRTLQRYRSSKELPYHTLYGKTFYKESDVSNFIRLNFGKDKRNGINDEKEEELA, from the coding sequence ATGTTTATAGAAAAAGAATTTTTCGAAAAGAAGATACAAAACATTATCAATCGTCTGGATAAGATAGATAAAACGTTGGTCAGCATGTCAAAACAGAGGTGTTACCTTGACGGGGAACTTCTCTATGACAATTATGACCTATGTAAGTTGTTGAATATTAGCAAACGTACCTTACAACGGTATCGTTCATCAAAGGAATTGCCTTACCATACGCTTTATGGAAAAACTTTTTATAAAGAGTCGGATGTGAGCAATTTTATACGCCTGAATTTTGGGAAAGATAAGAGAAACGGTATTAACGATGAAAAGGAAGAAGAGTTGGCTTGA
- a CDS encoding dCMP deaminase family protein, translating to MKQNENKQELLDKRYMRMAFIWAENSYCKRRKVGALLVKDKMIISDGYNGTPSGFENVCEDENDISKPYVLHAEANAITKVARSGNSSDGATLYVTSSPCIECAKLIIQAGIKRVVYSDSYRLSDGVDLLKRVNIELVSVNIDK from the coding sequence ATGAAACAAAACGAAAATAAACAGGAATTGCTTGATAAAAGGTATATGCGTATGGCTTTTATCTGGGCAGAGAATTCGTACTGTAAGCGCAGGAAGGTAGGTGCTCTCCTGGTGAAAGATAAAATGATAATTTCCGACGGTTATAACGGAACGCCGTCAGGTTTTGAAAACGTATGTGAAGATGAGAATGATATTTCCAAACCATATGTGCTTCATGCAGAGGCAAATGCTATTACAAAGGTGGCTCGTTCGGGGAACAGTAGTGATGGGGCAACACTTTATGTAACCTCATCACCATGTATTGAATGTGCCAAGCTGATAATACAGGCCGGAATAAAAAGGGTTGTATATTCCGATTCTTACAGGCTAAGTGATGGAGTTGATCTTTTGAAAAGGGTGAATATTGAACTTGTTTCGGTAAATATTGATAAATAA